TGGTAGGCGGCGTCGAGCCGCCGTTGCAGCCCGCTGGCGAGCAGGATCAGGCCGAGGCCGATGAGGCTGGCGAGGAAGTGCGAGGCCTCGAGCACCGACAGCGGCAACACCTCGCGCAGCAGGTCGAGCCGGTTCGCGTGCCGCCGGCCGGCGCCGGAGAAGAGCAGCACGGCGCCGGCGGCGAAGACCGCCAGCGCCATCACCCGCGGCGCCATCTCCGATACCCAGCGCCCGGCGACGGCGCCGGCGGCGGCGAGACGGGCGCCGCGCTGGCGGATCTCGAAGGCGACCAGCAACAGGGTCGCGAGCGCCAGCGGCAGCACGTAGTAGACGACGCGATAGACGAGCAGCGCCCCGACCAGCGCCGGCGAATGGCCGTGCGGCGTCAACGCCAGCAGGATCACGGTTTCGAAGACGCCGAGCCCGCCCGGAACGTGGCTGCTGACGCCCGCCACCTGGGCGACCACGAAGAGCGCCGCGAAGTGGGAAAAGCTGATCGGCATGCCGTGCGGCAGCAGCACCCAGAGCACCGCCGCGGCGACCAGCCAATCGACGGCGCCGACCACCACCTGCGCCGCGGCGATGCCCGGCCGCGGCGGCGGCACCGTCCAGCCGCGGATGGTGAGCGGCCGGCGCCAGAACCACGGCACGACCAACGCGACGGCGACGACCCCGAGCAGCGCCGCGCCGACGCTGTGGCCGATCGACGCCGGCAGGTGCAGGTGGGCGGCGAAGGTGACGGGATCGACCAGCAGCGCGGTGCCGGTAACGGCGCAGACGCCGACCCAGAAGGTGGCGGCGGTGAAGCCGATGAGCAGGCTGATCTCGCCCGGCGGCAGCCCCCATGAGGCATAGAGGCGGTAGCGCGGCGCGGCGCCACCGAGCACCGAGAAGCCGATGTTGTGGGCGAACGCGTAGCCGAGAAACGACGCCAGCGCGGTTCGCCGGTAGGACAGCGGACGCCCCAGGTAGCGCAGGGCGAGCGCGTCGTAGCCGGTGAGCAGGAGGTAACTGATCGCGGTCAGCCCGAGGGCGATCTCGATCTGCCGCCGGGTCAGGGCGCGCAGGGCCCGCCGCACGTCCTCGTAGTGGTAGGCGGCCAGCTCGCGGTGCAGCAGCCAGATGGCGCCGGCGAAGAGGGCGAGGACGAGGAGCGGCGTCAATCGCCGCAGCCGGGCGGTGCGCATGGCGGCTCGGAGGTAACGCCTACTCATAGCCGCGGGCGTGCGCCGCCGCCAGCGCGCGGCGCCGATCGTCCCGCGCTCAGCGCCGCTCGGCGGAGGGCAGCAGCTCGATCTGGCCGGGCAACGGGCGGTCGCGCTTGGCCTTCGCGCGCGGCGCCCGGCCGGGGTTGGCGGGCTCGAAGAAGACCGCCAGGTCGATGTCGAAGGCGTCGGCGATCGCCTCCAGGTGGTGGATCGTCGGCACGTGGCGGCCGCTCTCCCAGCGGCGGACCGTGCTCGCCGAGACCGCGCCGACGCGCGCGGCGAAGCCCTCCGGGCTCAGCCCGAAGGCGAGGCGCAGATTGCGCAGATTGACCGGGTTCCAGCGCTGACCGCGACCCATGGCCGTCCGGTTACACCACCGGGCACGGAGAAGCACGGGCGGCCTCTCCGTGCCCGGCAGCGGAGTGTCTACTGGCAGTCGGCGCCCAGCAGGACGGCGAGGTCGCCGAGCGCCGAGCCGAACAGGTTGATCGCGCCGCGCGCCTTGAGCCCCGCCAGGTCCCTGCTGCTCAGCGCCGAGCACGTCACCGGCGCCCCGCTGCTGCTCGCCGGCGTGCCGTTCTTCGGCACCGTGGCCGAGGCGTTGAAGTTGGCCGTGGTGATCAGGGTCGATGCCGTGGCGGTGGTCAGCGGCACGCAGGCGCTGCCGAGATTGATCGTGATGTCGGTGCCGTCGCACGGCGCGGCGCGCTCGACGGTCAGGGCGGCGCCCAGGTTGCACTGCATCTCGCCCGGGCGGCCCGCGGCGCCGGCGGCGGGATCCAGGCAACTGCACTGGCAGATGTCGAAGTTGGCGCCGACCGGATCGGGCCCGTTGCAGGCCCCCTTGTCGGGCAGGCAGTCGGCGTCGTTCGAGCAGGAG
The genomic region above belongs to bacterium and contains:
- a CDS encoding helix-turn-helix transcriptional regulator, whose amino-acid sequence is MGRGQRWNPVNLRNLRLAFGLSPEGFAARVGAVSASTVRRWESGRHVPTIHHLEAIADAFDIDLAVFFEPANPGRAPRAKAKRDRPLPGQIELLPSAERR